In Planctomycetota bacterium, a single window of DNA contains:
- a CDS encoding FAD-dependent oxidoreductase — protein sequence MVDGAPVTAARGQSVAAALLSRGGAEAWHVRTSVTGAPRGPLCGMGVCFECRATVDGRELVRTCQETVRDGMCVDTAAPAAAPRACPALPAAPRHGVCDVLVVGAGPAGIAAASAAATAGADVIVIDDNPAPGGQIWRGGAARPQGGARFFPGTAVVTVTPSGAIQLQDAVGTRQVVARRIVLATGARERFVPFPGWTLPGVVGAGGLQALVKQGLDVAGRRVVVAGSGPLLLAVADVAARSGARLVAIAEQADRVRLAGFAARLVADPAKLVQAVGLARTTAAVYRPATFPVAVRAAADGLVVTLRSGRPGRERDRDVACDILACGFGLVPNTDVARALGCAIGADGVVVDEWQRTTRPDVLAAGECTGIGGVDKSLVEGRVAGLVAVGAGATAAPLLAEVRRARQFAVRLLDTFTLDPRLRTLASADTVVCRCEDVAAERLRGFTAWREAKLLSRVGMGPCQGRVCGTATSVTCGFAPDDVRPPLVPVPTGALADVVSP from the coding sequence ATGGTCGACGGCGCGCCTGTCACCGCCGCACGCGGACAGTCGGTTGCGGCGGCGCTGCTGTCGCGCGGCGGCGCGGAGGCGTGGCACGTGCGCACGAGCGTCACCGGCGCGCCGCGCGGGCCGCTGTGCGGGATGGGGGTCTGCTTCGAATGCCGGGCGACGGTCGACGGCCGGGAGTTGGTGCGCACCTGCCAGGAGACGGTCCGCGACGGGATGTGCGTCGACACCGCCGCGCCTGCCGCCGCTCCGCGGGCTTGCCCGGCGCTCCCGGCGGCGCCGCGGCACGGGGTGTGCGACGTGCTCGTCGTCGGGGCCGGCCCGGCAGGGATCGCCGCGGCCAGTGCCGCGGCGACGGCCGGGGCCGACGTGATCGTGATCGACGACAACCCTGCCCCCGGCGGGCAGATCTGGCGCGGCGGCGCGGCTCGGCCGCAGGGCGGGGCACGGTTCTTCCCGGGAACCGCCGTGGTCACGGTGACCCCGTCGGGAGCGATCCAGCTCCAGGACGCCGTCGGGACGCGGCAGGTCGTCGCCCGGCGGATCGTCCTCGCAACTGGTGCCCGCGAGCGCTTCGTCCCGTTTCCGGGCTGGACGCTTCCCGGCGTCGTCGGCGCCGGCGGATTGCAGGCGCTGGTCAAGCAGGGGCTCGACGTCGCCGGGAGGCGCGTCGTCGTCGCCGGCAGCGGGCCGCTCCTGCTGGCGGTGGCCGACGTGGCGGCGCGGAGCGGGGCGCGGCTGGTGGCGATCGCCGAACAGGCCGACCGCGTCCGGCTGGCGGGGTTCGCCGCACGGTTGGTGGCCGACCCGGCCAAGCTCGTCCAGGCCGTCGGGCTCGCGCGCACGACGGCGGCCGTCTACCGGCCGGCAACGTTTCCGGTGGCGGTGCGCGCGGCTGCGGACGGCCTGGTCGTGACGCTGCGGTCCGGGCGCCCGGGGCGGGAGCGCGACCGCGACGTCGCCTGCGACATCCTTGCCTGCGGGTTCGGCCTGGTGCCCAACACCGACGTGGCCCGCGCCCTCGGCTGCGCGATCGGCGCGGATGGCGTGGTGGTCGACGAGTGGCAGCGCACGACCCGGCCGGACGTGTTGGCGGCCGGTGAATGCACGGGGATCGGAGGCGTCGACAAGAGCCTGGTCGAGGGGCGGGTCGCGGGGCTGGTGGCGGTCGGCGCCGGTGCAACGGCCGCGCCGCTCCTCGCCGAGGTGCGTCGCGCCCGGCAGTTCGCCGTGCGACTCCTCGACACCTTCACGCTCGACCCGCGCCTCCGGACGCTAGCCTCGGCCGACACCGTCGTCTGCCGCTGCGAGGACGTGGCCGCGGAACGGCTCCGCGGGTTCACCGCGTGGCGCGAGGCGAAACTGCTGTCGCGCGTCGGCATGGGGCCCTGCCAGGGGCGCGTGTGCGGCACGGCGACGTCCGTGACATGCGGCTTCGCTCCCGACGACGTCCGCCCGCCGCTGGTGCCGGTGCCGACCGGCGCGCTTGCCGACGTCGTGAGCCCCTGA
- a CDS encoding DUF3395 domain-containing protein: MVAPSRSLLFAVMLAFALPAVAGAQAPAGRTDKEREQIAILRVPAAADDVAAEGKKALACKMLAIHGSADAVPDLAALLANERLSSWARIALEAIPDPAAGAALRAEAGKLSGRQLVGVIHSLGVRRDAAAVEILAAKLADRDPAVASASAYALGMVGDAAATAALRKALPRAEGKVRSAIAEACVVAADRLRGSGKGSDAAAIYDEIRAADVPVQRKLEAIRGAILARGDAGVALLAEQLRAADEKYFRLGLTVARELPAGATDRALAEELAKLPPARAALVVTAMADRPGSTDVATLVKAAGAGPKEIRVAALSALGQIGKPGAVATLLAGATDADADIAAAARGALAELRGAEVDAAIRDRLATADPGLLAVLLGLVGQRRIDAVPAVINAVNHADPTVRTAALKALGEIVDGERLGVLVERTVTPRSDAEGAAALAALNAASLRMPDREACAARLAGALGSAPVAVQVKLLDILGGVGGTKALQTVATAARSDSDELRDASSRLLGEWMTADAAPVLLDLTKTAPGEKYQNRAMRGYIRIARQFDLPLDQRLEMCRKAWEAARQPAEQKMVLDVLRRYPAPSGLDMAVTAAGSEGVKAEARQAAASIAQKLGELPAEAWKKLEGLGLVKRKLEIQKAEYGSGERKKDVTETLRKHAGSTIVIVLPDPSFNKVFAGDPAPGAAKQLVIRYLLDGRPAEVIVAEDQPIELIEPK; this comes from the coding sequence ATGGTCGCCCCGTCCCGGTCGTTGCTGTTCGCCGTGATGCTGGCCTTCGCGCTGCCGGCCGTGGCCGGGGCACAGGCCCCCGCCGGCCGCACCGACAAGGAACGCGAGCAGATCGCGATCCTCCGCGTTCCGGCCGCGGCCGACGACGTGGCGGCCGAGGGAAAGAAGGCGCTGGCCTGCAAGATGCTGGCGATCCACGGTTCGGCCGACGCTGTCCCCGATCTCGCGGCGCTGCTGGCCAACGAGCGGCTGTCGTCGTGGGCGCGGATCGCCCTGGAGGCGATTCCCGACCCCGCTGCCGGCGCCGCGCTGCGGGCCGAGGCGGGGAAGCTCTCCGGGCGCCAACTCGTCGGCGTGATCCATTCGCTCGGCGTCCGCCGGGACGCCGCGGCGGTCGAGATACTGGCGGCAAAGCTGGCCGACCGTGATCCCGCCGTCGCCTCGGCCTCCGCGTACGCCCTGGGGATGGTGGGAGACGCCGCGGCGACCGCCGCCCTCCGCAAGGCGCTGCCGCGGGCCGAGGGGAAGGTCCGGTCGGCGATCGCCGAGGCGTGCGTGGTCGCCGCCGACCGGCTCCGCGGCTCGGGTAAGGGGAGTGACGCCGCCGCGATCTACGACGAGATCCGCGCTGCCGACGTGCCGGTCCAACGGAAGCTGGAAGCGATCCGTGGCGCGATCCTCGCGCGCGGCGACGCCGGCGTGGCGCTGTTGGCCGAGCAGCTCCGGGCCGCCGACGAGAAGTATTTCCGGCTCGGGCTCACGGTGGCCCGCGAGCTTCCGGCCGGGGCGACCGACCGGGCGCTGGCCGAGGAGCTGGCGAAGCTGCCACCGGCCCGCGCGGCGCTGGTGGTGACGGCGATGGCCGATCGGCCCGGTTCGACCGACGTCGCGACGCTCGTCAAGGCCGCCGGTGCCGGCCCGAAGGAGATCCGCGTCGCGGCGTTGTCGGCGCTCGGCCAGATCGGCAAGCCGGGGGCGGTCGCGACGCTGCTCGCCGGGGCGACCGACGCCGATGCCGACATCGCCGCCGCGGCCCGGGGGGCTCTCGCGGAGTTGCGGGGCGCCGAGGTCGACGCCGCGATCCGCGACCGGCTGGCGACCGCCGACCCGGGGCTGCTGGCAGTGCTCCTCGGCCTGGTCGGCCAGCGCCGGATCGACGCCGTTCCCGCTGTGATCAATGCCGTCAACCATGCCGATCCCACGGTGCGGACCGCGGCCCTCAAGGCCCTCGGCGAGATCGTCGATGGCGAGCGGCTCGGTGTCCTCGTCGAGCGGACCGTCACGCCGCGCAGCGACGCCGAGGGGGCCGCCGCCCTGGCCGCGCTCAACGCGGCGAGCCTGCGCATGCCCGACCGCGAAGCCTGCGCCGCGCGGCTGGCAGGTGCGCTCGGTTCGGCGCCGGTCGCCGTCCAGGTGAAGCTCCTCGACATCCTCGGCGGGGTCGGGGGCACCAAGGCGCTGCAGACGGTCGCCACCGCCGCGCGGAGCGACAGCGACGAGCTCCGCGACGCCAGCAGCCGGCTGCTTGGCGAGTGGATGACGGCCGACGCCGCCCCGGTGCTCCTCGACCTCACGAAGACCGCCCCCGGCGAGAAGTACCAAAACCGCGCGATGCGCGGCTACATCCGCATCGCCCGGCAGTTCGACCTGCCGCTCGACCAGCGCTTGGAGATGTGCCGCAAGGCGTGGGAGGCGGCGCGCCAGCCGGCCGAGCAGAAGATGGTGCTCGACGTGCTCCGCCGTTATCCCGCGCCGTCGGGCCTCGACATGGCGGTGACCGCCGCGGGGAGCGAGGGGGTGAAGGCCGAGGCCCGGCAGGCGGCGGCGTCGATCGCCCAGAAGCTCGGCGAGCTGCCGGCCGAGGCGTGGAAGAAACTCGAGGGGCTGGGGCTCGTGAAGCGGAAACTGGAGATCCAGAAGGCCGAGTACGGCTCCGGCGAACGGAAGAAGGACGTCACGGAGACGCTGCGGAAGCACGCCGGGAGCACGATCGTGATCGTCCTTCCCGACCCGAGCTTCAACAAGGTGTTCGCCGGCGACCCCGCGCCCGGCGCCGCGAAGCAACTCGTCATCCGCTACCTCCTCGACGGCCGTCCCGCCGAGGTGATCGTCGCCGAGGATCAGCCGATCGAGCTCATCGAGCCGAAGTGA
- a CDS encoding DUF1553 domain-containing protein: protein MRRFVGNAPGWGAALVAAVVTACVAAGAAEPGTPPGAGTDSDRAAEDLFERRVRPLLLERCVGCHGPDTSFASLRLDSRSGLVAGGDGGPVAFPGTPRPGELSRRIRHADDAVRMPPPEAGPRLTPDEAAALETWLAAGAPWPGDIERGAAKATDHWAFQPRRAFAIPPAGVLPSPIDGFVDARLASAGLSRSPPADRRTLARRASFALHGLPPTPDAVAAFVADPSPDAWPKFVDGLLASPRYGEHLARLWLDVARYSDTKGYVYAREERFFVHAPAYRDWVIDACTADLPYDRFVSLQLAADRLVAAGSPDLAALGYLTTGRRFLGVPPDIVDDRIDVVGRGLLGLTVACARCHDHKYDPIPTADYYALFGVFASSVDRLVPVPRRADTRAPSAAWTAELERRREALAEGSRRLRDEAMARARERIADYLFAQRHLDRYPETGFDQIIATTDLVPAVVRRWQTFLGRPEIASDPVWGLLVALLPLAAERFPAEAEAVVAGAGNAVPNLNPLVAAAFATPPRDGRDVADRYGRMFAAVATRWEEALAAATAAGAPPPVALDDPAAEALRQALLGPGSPTTLPDEPIAALETLLPSDAVNQLWKLSNDVDAWLIAAPQAAPHALACFDRALPVDAPLLRRGNAALKGPPVPRRFLSLLAGPDGAPFRDGSGRLEMARAIVAPDNPLTARVWANRVWGHLFGAGLVDTPSDFGTRAAPPTHPELLDWLAEALVHDGWSTKRLVRRILLSETFRQTGTVPADAPGHQIDPAARLLWRAAPRRLSVEQFRDTWLSLSGELRLDPAGRPADPFAAAGPHHRTIHCLVDRQYLSAPLRLFDMANPDLHTPSRPETTVPQQALFALNHPFVAARARALAARVLCTDGPPAESLDGLWQLVFQRSPSAVERAAATEFLAAGRDTGPADGQLGPEEQLVQALLLSNELMFVD, encoded by the coding sequence ATGCGACGCTTCGTCGGTAACGCGCCGGGCTGGGGGGCGGCGCTCGTCGCGGCCGTCGTGACGGCCTGCGTGGCCGCCGGCGCCGCGGAGCCCGGCACGCCCCCGGGCGCCGGAACCGACTCGGATCGGGCAGCGGAGGATCTGTTCGAGCGCCGGGTGCGGCCGCTCCTCCTCGAGCGCTGCGTCGGCTGCCACGGCCCCGACACGTCGTTCGCTTCGCTTCGGCTCGATTCGCGGTCCGGGCTGGTGGCTGGCGGCGACGGCGGCCCGGTCGCCTTTCCCGGCACACCCCGCCCCGGCGAGCTATCGCGCCGCATCCGCCACGCCGACGACGCCGTGCGCATGCCGCCCCCCGAAGCCGGGCCGCGCCTCACGCCTGACGAGGCCGCGGCGCTCGAGACGTGGCTGGCGGCCGGGGCTCCCTGGCCCGGCGACATCGAGCGCGGTGCGGCGAAGGCGACGGACCACTGGGCCTTCCAGCCGCGCCGCGCGTTCGCGATTCCCCCCGCTGGCGTCCTGCCGTCGCCGATCGACGGCTTCGTCGACGCTCGGCTCGCCTCCGCCGGACTGTCGCGCTCGCCGCCGGCGGACCGGCGCACGCTCGCGCGGCGCGCGTCGTTCGCCCTCCACGGCCTGCCCCCCACGCCCGACGCGGTCGCCGCCTTCGTCGCCGATCCCTCCCCCGACGCCTGGCCGAAGTTCGTCGACGGCCTGCTCGCCTCACCGCGCTACGGCGAGCACCTGGCACGGCTGTGGCTCGACGTGGCGCGTTACTCCGACACCAAAGGCTACGTCTACGCCCGCGAGGAGCGGTTCTTCGTCCATGCGCCGGCGTATCGCGACTGGGTCATCGACGCCTGCACCGCCGATCTCCCCTACGACCGGTTCGTGTCACTGCAGCTCGCCGCCGACCGGTTGGTCGCGGCCGGCAGCCCCGACCTCGCGGCCCTGGGCTACCTGACGACCGGCCGACGCTTCCTCGGCGTTCCCCCCGACATCGTCGACGATCGGATCGACGTCGTCGGCCGCGGCCTCCTCGGCCTCACCGTCGCCTGCGCCCGCTGCCATGACCACAAGTACGACCCGATCCCGACCGCCGACTACTACGCCCTGTTCGGCGTGTTCGCAAGCAGCGTCGACCGGCTCGTGCCGGTGCCGAGGCGTGCCGACACGCGCGCCCCGTCAGCGGCCTGGACCGCCGAGCTCGAGCGCCGCCGGGAGGCGCTGGCGGAGGGCTCGCGCCGGCTCCGCGACGAGGCGATGGCACGGGCGCGCGAGCGGATCGCCGACTACCTGTTCGCCCAGCGCCACCTCGACCGCTACCCGGAGACGGGGTTCGACCAGATCATCGCCACCACCGACCTCGTGCCCGCGGTCGTACGGCGCTGGCAGACGTTTCTCGGCCGGCCGGAGATCGCGTCGGACCCGGTGTGGGGCCTGCTCGTCGCGCTGCTCCCGCTCGCCGCCGAGCGCTTCCCGGCCGAGGCCGAGGCGGTGGTCGCCGGGGCCGGCAACGCGGTCCCGAACCTCAACCCCCTGGTCGCCGCGGCGTTCGCCACGCCCCCGCGGGACGGCCGCGACGTCGCCGACCGCTATGGACGGATGTTCGCCGCGGTCGCGACACGCTGGGAGGAAGCGCTCGCGGCCGCCACTGCGGCCGGGGCGCCGCCACCGGTCGCCCTCGACGACCCCGCCGCCGAGGCGCTGCGCCAGGCACTGCTCGGCCCCGGTTCGCCGACCACGCTCCCCGACGAGCCGATCGCGGCGCTCGAGACGTTGCTCCCCAGCGACGCGGTCAACCAACTCTGGAAACTGTCCAACGACGTCGACGCCTGGCTGATCGCCGCACCGCAGGCCGCCCCCCACGCGCTGGCCTGCTTCGACCGCGCCCTGCCCGTCGACGCGCCGCTCCTGCGCCGTGGCAATGCCGCCCTCAAGGGACCGCCGGTGCCGCGCCGCTTCCTCTCGCTCCTGGCCGGCCCGGATGGCGCGCCGTTCCGCGACGGCAGCGGGCGGCTGGAGATGGCGCGCGCGATCGTCGCCCCTGACAACCCGCTGACCGCGCGGGTCTGGGCCAACCGCGTGTGGGGCCACCTGTTCGGCGCCGGCCTCGTCGACACGCCGAGTGACTTCGGCACGCGCGCCGCCCCACCGACCCATCCCGAGCTGCTCGACTGGCTCGCCGAGGCCCTCGTGCACGACGGCTGGAGCACGAAGCGGCTCGTGCGGCGGATCCTCCTCTCGGAGACGTTCCGCCAAACCGGCACCGTGCCTGCCGATGCCCCCGGGCACCAGATCGATCCGGCCGCCCGGCTGCTGTGGCGCGCGGCGCCCAGGCGCCTGTCGGTCGAACAGTTCCGCGACACGTGGCTGTCACTCTCGGGCGAGCTGCGGCTCGACCCGGCCGGCCGGCCGGCCGACCCGTTCGCCGCCGCCGGGCCCCATCACCGCACGATCCACTGCCTCGTCGACCGGCAGTACCTGTCGGCTCCCCTTCGCCTGTTCGACATGGCCAATCCCGACCTCCACACCCCGTCGCGCCCCGAGACGACCGTGCCGCAGCAGGCGCTGTTCGCGCTGAATCACCCGTTCGTCGCGGCGCGGGCCCGGGCGCTGGCGGCGCGGGTGTTGTGCACCGACGGGCCACCGGCCGAATCGCTCGACGGCCTGTGGCAGCTCGTCTTCCAGCGCTCCCCGAGCGCCGTCGAGCGTGCCGCCGCGACCGAGTTTCTCGCGGCCGGCCGCGACACCGGCCCGGCAGACGGCCAGCTCGGTCCCGAGGAGCAGCTCGTCCAGGCGTTGCTGTTGTCCAATGAATTGATGTTCGTCGACTGA
- a CDS encoding neuraminidase (sialidase)-like protein, translating into MFRIPRRRAIFFAAVLAPALVATAAAGDEATPVHRAELVFPPDPRHNHAPGIVECPDGQLLVSWYRGSGERKADDVAVYGARLAPGAAAWSDPFLMADTPGFPDCNTCLSIDRRGRLWLFWPVIVDNRWESAVTHARRSRDYLGAGSPVWEWQQALWLAPADFAPRGRALLAERRAELDGASPNLRRAAEEWQQRLDDRLLQRLGWQPRCKPTTLSTGRIVLPLYSDTWSAALMALSDDDGATWRAGAPALGFGNIQPAVVERRDGTLVAYMRENGPLERIRTAESADGGETWGPVGVAELPNPGSGLDALRLASGRWLLVFNDTIEGRGSLAVALSDDEGKTWPHRRHLERDPAGSFHYPAVTQGRDGTIHLVYSVFVAAGKTMKHVACDEAWILVGDGPGGE; encoded by the coding sequence ATGTTCCGCATCCCCCGTCGTCGAGCGATCTTCTTCGCCGCTGTTCTTGCCCCGGCGCTGGTCGCGACCGCCGCCGCGGGCGACGAGGCAACGCCGGTGCATCGCGCCGAGCTCGTTTTCCCCCCCGACCCGCGCCACAACCACGCTCCCGGGATCGTCGAGTGCCCCGACGGCCAGTTGCTCGTCTCCTGGTACCGCGGCTCGGGGGAGCGGAAAGCCGACGACGTCGCGGTGTACGGCGCCCGCCTCGCGCCGGGAGCGGCGGCGTGGAGCGACCCCTTCCTGATGGCCGACACCCCCGGGTTTCCCGATTGCAACACCTGCCTGTCGATCGACCGTCGCGGCAGGCTGTGGCTGTTCTGGCCGGTGATCGTCGACAACCGCTGGGAGTCGGCGGTCACCCACGCGCGCCGGTCGCGCGACTACCTCGGCGCGGGCAGCCCGGTGTGGGAGTGGCAACAGGCGCTGTGGCTGGCCCCCGCCGACTTCGCCCCCCGCGGCCGCGCGCTGCTTGCCGAGCGGCGCGCCGAGCTGGACGGCGCGAGCCCGAATCTGCGCCGCGCGGCGGAGGAATGGCAGCAGCGCCTCGACGACCGGCTCCTGCAGCGCCTCGGATGGCAGCCGCGCTGCAAGCCGACGACGCTGTCGACGGGTCGGATCGTGCTTCCCTTGTACAGCGACACCTGGTCGGCGGCGCTGATGGCGCTGAGCGACGACGACGGCGCCACCTGGCGGGCCGGCGCGCCGGCGCTCGGCTTCGGCAACATCCAACCGGCGGTCGTCGAGCGCCGCGACGGCACGCTCGTCGCCTACATGCGCGAAAACGGCCCGCTCGAGCGGATCCGAACCGCGGAAAGCGCCGATGGTGGGGAGACATGGGGGCCGGTGGGTGTCGCCGAATTACCCAATCCCGGGTCCGGGCTCGACGCCCTGCGCCTCGCCAGCGGACGGTGGCTGCTGGTGTTCAACGACACGATCGAAGGACGCGGCAGCCTCGCTGTCGCACTGTCCGATGACGAGGGGAAGACATGGCCCCACCGGCGCCATCTGGAGCGCGACCCGGCCGGGTCGTTCCACTATCCCGCGGTGACGCAAGGGCGCGACGGCACGATCCACCTCGTGTACAGCGTGTTCGTGGCGGCTGGAAAGACGATGAAGCACGTCGCGTGCGACGAGGCGTGGATCCTGGTCGGAGACGGTCCCGGCGGCGAATGA
- a CDS encoding DUF1501 domain-containing protein, translating to MPDVSPITRRDLLAHGACGIGLLGLAGVLADAGELAGAGPDSTTDPLAPKSPHFAPRATRLVHVFLNGGPSHVDLVDPKPALSRHAGQPLPLSLTTERKTGTALPAPFPFRRYGDSGLELSDLLARTARHADRIAVIRSMFAHVPNHEPSLMLMNCGDSVQPRPSVGSWLLHGLGTENRNIPGFLAICPGGLPVKGPDNWQAGFLPGSLQGTAIDSRHTAVDRLIENITSPHASAAIQRRQLDLLRRLDATRHVADPRLEARIGSFELAFRMQTEATEAFDLSRETAETRALYGDTVHGRQFLVARRLLERGVRTVQLWHGAGQPWDNHEQIAANLQRLCGELDGPLDAFLTDLARRGLLDDTLVLVGGEFGRTPSVELGGDGAAKAGRDHNHYGFSVFLAGGGIKGGTVHGATDDFGFRAAVDPVSVHDLHATLLHLLGLDHTRLTYRYAGRDFRLTDVHGRVLHALIG from the coding sequence ATGCCAGACGTGTCCCCGATCACCCGCCGCGACCTGCTCGCCCACGGCGCCTGCGGCATCGGATTGCTCGGCCTCGCCGGCGTCCTCGCCGACGCCGGCGAGCTCGCCGGCGCCGGGCCTGACTCCACGACCGACCCGCTCGCTCCCAAGTCCCCGCACTTCGCTCCCCGTGCCACGCGCCTGGTGCACGTGTTCCTCAACGGCGGGCCATCGCACGTCGACCTCGTCGATCCCAAGCCGGCGCTGTCGCGCCATGCCGGGCAGCCGCTCCCGCTGTCGCTGACGACCGAGCGCAAGACCGGCACCGCCCTGCCGGCGCCGTTCCCGTTTCGGCGCTACGGCGACAGCGGGCTGGAGCTCAGCGACCTGCTGGCGCGGACCGCGCGGCACGCCGACCGGATCGCCGTGATCCGCTCGATGTTCGCCCACGTCCCCAACCACGAGCCGTCGTTGATGCTGATGAACTGCGGCGACTCGGTGCAGCCGCGCCCGAGCGTCGGGTCGTGGCTGCTGCACGGCCTGGGCACCGAGAACCGCAACATCCCCGGCTTCCTCGCGATCTGTCCCGGCGGGCTGCCGGTGAAGGGGCCCGACAACTGGCAGGCCGGATTCCTCCCCGGTTCGCTCCAGGGCACGGCGATCGACTCGCGCCACACCGCCGTCGACCGGCTCATCGAGAACATCACCAGCCCCCATGCCTCGGCCGCCATCCAGCGGCGCCAGCTCGACCTCCTCCGCCGCCTCGACGCCACGCGCCATGTCGCCGACCCGCGGCTCGAAGCGAGGATCGGATCGTTCGAGCTGGCATTCCGGATGCAGACCGAGGCGACCGAGGCCTTCGACCTGTCGCGGGAGACCGCCGAGACCCGGGCCCTGTACGGCGACACCGTCCACGGGAGGCAATTCCTCGTCGCCCGGCGGCTCCTCGAACGCGGCGTCCGCACCGTGCAGCTGTGGCACGGCGCCGGCCAGCCGTGGGACAACCACGAACAGATCGCCGCCAACCTCCAGCGCCTGTGCGGCGAGCTCGACGGTCCCCTCGACGCATTCCTCACCGACCTGGCGCGCCGCGGACTCCTCGACGACACGCTGGTCCTCGTCGGCGGTGAATTCGGCCGGACACCCTCGGTCGAGCTCGGCGGCGACGGTGCCGCCAAGGCGGGGCGCGACCACAACCACTACGGGTTCTCGGTGTTCCTCGCCGGCGGTGGCATCAAGGGAGGCACCGTGCATGGCGCCACCGACGACTTCGGCTTCCGCGCCGCGGTCGATCCGGTGAGTGTCCACGACCTCCACGCCACGCTCCTCCACCTCCTCGGGCTCGACCACACGCGGCTGACCTACCGCTACGCCGGCCGCGACTTCCGCCTCACCGACGTCCACGGCCGCGTCCTCCACGCGCTGATCGGCTGA
- a CDS encoding Gfo/Idh/MocA family oxidoreductase — MPTPRSRLARRQFIRRGLAGGATVAAPLVIPGSALGLDGTVPPSERVVVGGIGIGNRGTYDLGCFFEQKDVQFAAVCDVKEARRAAIKKMADERAGNDACATYRDFRELLDRDDIDAVLIATGPNWHATMTMYAARAGKDIYCEKPVTKNIEQSLILKDTIARTGRIFQAGTQRRNLPHFAFACELARTGRLGKMKRVYAHPAGMTAISSGWLPAEPEPPKEQVDWDMYLGPAAWRPFNAKQLDGFNFEKGGGLVGGGVLEWGTHCVDLCQWAVNDRPPPVEYNPPKDGEIVARYDDGVELIFREKGWIPLGSCPVRFEGEDGWVEAGDSGKMVLSSPTLLAGREVAEIGGYPATFHVRDFLDCVKSRHQPKTNAVAACNAHIACHAANVALFLGRPVRFDNVTNMFIDDAEANRLRSEALREPWRL; from the coding sequence ATGCCCACCCCCCGCAGTCGTCTGGCCCGTCGCCAGTTCATTCGCCGCGGATTAGCCGGCGGTGCGACCGTCGCCGCGCCGTTGGTGATCCCCGGTTCGGCCCTCGGGCTCGACGGCACCGTCCCGCCGAGCGAGCGCGTCGTCGTCGGCGGCATCGGCATCGGCAACCGCGGGACCTATGACCTGGGCTGCTTCTTCGAGCAGAAGGACGTCCAGTTCGCAGCCGTCTGCGACGTCAAGGAGGCCCGCCGGGCCGCGATCAAGAAGATGGCCGACGAGCGCGCCGGCAACGACGCCTGCGCCACCTACCGCGACTTCCGCGAGCTCCTCGACCGCGACGACATCGACGCCGTCCTCATCGCCACCGGACCCAACTGGCACGCCACGATGACGATGTACGCCGCGCGGGCCGGCAAGGACATCTACTGCGAAAAGCCGGTCACCAAGAACATCGAGCAGAGCCTGATCCTCAAGGACACGATCGCCCGCACCGGGCGGATCTTCCAGGCGGGCACCCAGCGGCGCAACCTCCCCCACTTCGCCTTCGCGTGCGAACTGGCCCGCACCGGGCGGCTCGGGAAGATGAAACGCGTCTACGCCCATCCCGCCGGGATGACGGCGATCAGCAGCGGCTGGCTCCCCGCCGAGCCGGAGCCGCCGAAGGAGCAGGTCGACTGGGACATGTACCTCGGCCCGGCGGCATGGCGGCCGTTCAATGCCAAGCAACTCGACGGCTTCAACTTCGAGAAGGGGGGCGGGCTTGTCGGCGGCGGCGTGCTCGAGTGGGGCACCCACTGCGTCGATCTGTGCCAGTGGGCGGTCAACGACCGTCCGCCACCGGTCGAATACAACCCGCCGAAGGACGGCGAGATCGTCGCCCGCTACGACGACGGCGTCGAGCTGATCTTCCGCGAGAAGGGGTGGATCCCGCTCGGTTCCTGCCCGGTGCGCTTCGAGGGTGAGGACGGCTGGGTCGAGGCCGGCGACAGCGGCAAGATGGTCCTCAGTTCGCCGACGCTGCTGGCCGGCCGCGAGGTCGCCGAGATCGGCGGCTACCCGGCGACGTTCCACGTCCGCGACTTCCTCGATTGCGTCAAGTCGCGGCATCAGCCGAAGACCAACGCCGTGGCCGCGTGCAACGCGCACATCGCCTGCCACGCCGCCAACGTGGCGCTGTTCCTCGGCCGCCCCGTGCGATTCGACAACGTCACCAACATGTTCATCGACGACGCCGAGGCCAACCGGCTCCGCTCCGAGGCGCTGCGCGAGCCGTGGCGCCTCTGA